A stretch of DNA from Petrotoga miotherma DSM 10691:
ATCAAGGCTTTCTGTGTTTAATGAATTTAATATACCTTTTATTGTTTCCAAATCTTGCCTTACCGATTCAATGTCTCCAGTTGAATTATAATAATCTAAAATGTAGGAATAAAGTGTTGCATAATAGTCAAAAGCTACATTTGGATCATCAGGTTTTGTTTGGTATAGTTTTCCTATAACCTCTATAGCATCTGGATTCATTTCTCTTAAGGTTACAAGAGAATTTTCCAGGGCTTCATTCATTTGTTCTATATCGTTTGTTAATTCATCGTATTTGTTCTGAATTTCTGGCCCTGTGAATAGCCCATAAGTCCCTTGTAAATAGGCCAATTCCCTTAAGGCACTTTCTTTTTGAGAGGCTTCATTACGTAGATCTGTTGACTCGGCGGTGTCCATAAATTGAGTATAATGTTCAATTTGACTATTTATTTCATCGTTGCTGTATTCTAGAAACTCGGGGTACGATTGAGCTATATTCAAATAACTTTCAAGATCATTTTTTTGAGATATTTTCATAGGTAGTAAATTTTCAACGATGAAAATATAAGAGACATACCACTCCTCAGGTAACCCATTACCACTCAATATATCATCACGATACTTTTTTTCAACGTTTGCTAAGTCATCGAAAGATTGAGCTTTATAAATATCATATGCTATAGCCAAGGGTTCGTATGAAATTACAAAATCATAATTAGACATATATGGATCGTACCAATTAGTAATCTGGTAATCCACGAAGCTGGTAGTTAATTGATTTCTTATATCGTTGTCCAGTAATAATTCGTCCGGGGTTTCATATATCTTTTTGTCTTCGACTCGCACTATCTGGTACCCTAAGGGGGAACTTATTGGACCGATTATTTCTCCGGGAGTTGAAGAGAGTGAAGCTTCAAATATATTTTTAGAAATATCTCCACGTTTGACCCATCCTACCAAGCCGCCAACTGATGCAGTTTCGGTGTCCACAGAGTTTTCTGAAGCTGCTTCAGTGAAAGAGATATTATTTTGCAATATCTCAGATTTAATGTTATTGGCTGTAATTTCATCTGAAGTTACAACTCTGCTGATTTTAACTGTATCATATTGGTCTTTTAAATCTTCAAAATTATTAGAAACATAGGTTGATAACTCTTCTTCAGAAAAATTGGAGAAATATTTTCTTAATTCGCTGATTACCTCATTTCCATACACAAGACTGTTAACGAATCCACGAATATATTCTTCCTTTTCAAAAAACATTAAGAAAATTTGTTTTGTGCTTTCACTCCCCAGGTATTGATTGTACATCTGATCTGTTTCTTGGGTAATCTTCGTTGCATCCAACGTTATTCCATTATCGTTTAAAAACTTTTCCATGGCTTTGTATTCCATTAAAACGTCTGTTATGCTTATTAGATCTATTGGTTTGTTAAAATACTGGTCGTATTGGGGATTTTGACTCAACATATTCAACACTGTATTATGATACTCCCCCATCAATTGATCTAATTCCAAAAAATAAGATTCGTATATTTGCTGCCCGTCCTGAGAAGTTAAATATGCTACCGTTTCTGAGAATATTGATACGGATAGAACCATTAGAACACCGAGTACTACTAAAAGTTTTTTCATTTTGGACCTCCTCTGATTTGATAATTTTAATGTCACCCTGTAACCCCTTTACAACTAAATTTTTTGGGAGTTAATTGTTTGCAGAGTTTTCTTTTAAGTCTTGCTTAGTCTTTGTTTGCGCCCCTTCGTCCCACAGCCCGCCCATAAGGAAAGGAAGTTTTTTTCTTTTCCTCCGCAGCGCACCTATAAGGAGCAGTTCTTAACCGTTGAGAAAATAGTAATACTTTCATTATATCTTTTAATAATTAAAAGAACCTTAAAAACTGTGGCAGAAAATTTGACTGATTCCTTTTAAATGTGGTATAATCGAGTGAAAATTATATAACTTTCTAGTTAAAAGTAGATTAACCTATCTACAGGAGGGAGGACATATATTGATTCCTTTAAAAGAGAAATTGATAATGAGAACTCTATACCACAACTTCAATACTCAACTTCCTCAGTTAGAAACTGAAATTAGCTACAAAAGGGGAAACAAGTATCTATTTTTTGTTTTCTACACCTTACAAGCTACTAGGGACAAGTTAGCATCTTACGATCTCGTAAAAAATGGAAATGAGTTTATTTTTACACTCGATTTTGGAAAAGACAAACATTACCTAAAATTAGAGACTAAGGAAAATTATAAATCTTATTATTTCGTATCTATAAACAACGATTTGAATATCGATGAATTTGTCCAAATAGAGCTTATTTGACAGATCAATGAATGATTCTTTCCATTTCTATCTGCTTTATGAATATAGAATAATTATTGTCAATCAATGCTTTGTGCAATGGATCATCTTCTGGAACCGAGACTAAGACAATTCTATTTTTAATTTTTAAAAGTTTGGATGTAATATCTTCAATTATTGCCTCGAAGGCGTAACCCTCTTCAATCGGGGAGGCATCAACTATATAACAATTATCTTTGTTGAATCCCCATACTACGTAGCCGCATTTCTTATTGTTATCGTATATGATTTCATAGT
This window harbors:
- a CDS encoding peptidylprolyl isomerase, which codes for MKKLLVVLGVLMVLSVSIFSETVAYLTSQDGQQIYESYFLELDQLMGEYHNTVLNMLSQNPQYDQYFNKPIDLISITDVLMEYKAMEKFLNDNGITLDATKITQETDQMYNQYLGSESTKQIFLMFFEKEEYIRGFVNSLVYGNEVISELRKYFSNFSEEELSTYVSNNFEDLKDQYDTVKISRVVTSDEITANNIKSEILQNNISFTEAASENSVDTETASVGGLVGWVKRGDISKNIFEASLSSTPGEIIGPISSPLGYQIVRVEDKKIYETPDELLLDNDIRNQLTTSFVDYQITNWYDPYMSNYDFVISYEPLAIAYDIYKAQSFDDLANVEKKYRDDILSGNGLPEEWYVSYIFIVENLLPMKISQKNDLESYLNIAQSYPEFLEYSNDEINSQIEHYTQFMDTAESTDLRNEASQKESALRELAYLQGTYGLFTGPEIQNKYDELTNDIEQMNEALENSLVTLREMNPDAIEVIGKLYQTKPDDPNVAFDYYATLYSYILDYYNSTGDIESVRQDLETIKGILNSLNTESLDEESVNQRQQILENIDQLLNQ